Below is a window of Cytobacillus firmus DNA.
CTGAATTTGAACTGGGTGTCCAGATGATTGATGAAGAAGATGAATTCTCCTTTGACTTTGATATTCTGGATGCCACGAAGCTGTGGCCGGAGGAAATGGTTCCGGTTAAGATCATAGGAAAAATGACCCTGAACCGGAATCAGGATAATGTGTTTGCTGAAACAGAACAAGTCGCGTTCCACCCTGGGCATGTGGTGCCGGGCATTGATTTTTCAAATGACCCATTACTGCAGGGCCGCCTGTTTTCCTATACAGACACACAGCTAATCCGCCTAGGCGGTCCAAACTTCCATGAAATCCCGATCAACCGTCCTGTATGTCCATTCCACAATAATCAGTATGACGGCTATCATCGCATGACGATCAACAAAGGGCCGGTTGCTTATCATAAAAACTCGATGCAGAATAATGATCCAAGCCCTGCCACAGCAGAAGAGGGCGGCTATGTTCATTATCAGGAAAAGATCGAAGGGCGCAAAGTGCGCCAGCGCAGCGACAGCTTCAAAGACCATTACAGCCAGGCGAAAATGTTCTGGAACAGCATGTCCGAAGTCGAGAAGCAGCATATGATCGAGGCGTTCCGTTTTGAAGTTGGAAAAGTGCAGAACAAGGATGTGAAGCAGCAGGTTGTAAACATGTTCAGCAACGTAGATAGCTTCCTGGCTGAGCAAATTGCCCTCGGAGTTGGCGCTATCGTGCCTGATGCTGCAAATGAATCCAAAGTGACGCACTCTTCACCAGCATTAAGCCAAATGAACACAGCCAAATCACCTAAGACCCGAAAAGTCGCCATCCTTGCTGATAATGGCTTCAGCTATACTGAAGTCAATAGCGTAATGGAAGCTTTGAAAAGTGCTGGGATTATGCCTGAAATTGTCAGCAAAAACCTCGGTATGATCAAAGGAGACGGCGGAGAACTGGAAGTTATGAAAACATTCCTGACTTCACACTCCGTTATGTATGATGCCATCTATGTGGCAGGAGGAAAAGAAAGTGCCAAAGCTCTGAAAATGATGCCGCAGGCAAAGGAATTCGTCAGCGAAGCCTACAAGCATTTTAAAACCATTGCTTTTGGCGGCGAAGGAGCCGAACTGCTGCCTGCAGAAGCTTTAAACCTGCTGGGGCAATCCCAAACTCTTTCGGATATGGGAATCGTCGAAATCAAAAGCGGCGATGCTTCCTCCAGTGAGAATTTAATTAATAGCATTGCCATGCACCGTCATTGGGGCCGTGCCATATAAAATCAATGCCAGCTGCCCGCTATCGGGCGGCTGGCTTTTTTTCTGATTCCTTGATAGATTAAGGACTGACCGTTAAATTTCAAAAGTGACCGAAATAATGCAGAAACTGACCGATAAAATCGAATAGTAACCGATAAATTAAAATTATGACCGATAAAGCTGATGAAGTGACCGATAAACGGAAAATTGTTCGGCCATCGTTGAGTTTGGCCGATAAATCTTTAATTATGGCCTGTAAATGCCCCACCTTGGCCGGCGAAACTGCAAAATAGGCCTGTAAATCCCTCATTTCGGCCGGTATTTTCCTGATTCTGCCCCGGCCCGCCAGCATCCGCAACAAAATTTCCCCAATATGCAGGTATTCCCCTCCTATAATAAGAATTCTTTATTATCTTCCTGCCAAAACAAAGCAAAAAATGACAGGCAGTTAAAAAGAGATAAAGGTAGGATATACATAAGGGAGTGATTAGTAATGTCATGGATTGAATCGCTGCAGAAGGCTATTGATTATATAGAGGAGCATTTGCTGGATGAGGATTTTTCAGTCCAGAGAGCTGCGGAGGCAGCGAACTCCTCCGTATTTCATTTTCAGCGCACGTTTGCCATTCTGACAGATATGCCGGTGGGAGAATATATCCGGGGCAGAAGATTAACGCTCGCCGCACAGGACCTGGTTTGTACAGACCTCAAAGTAATTGACCTCGCCTATAAATATGGCTATGACACTCCCGAAGCTTTTACAAAGGCTTTCCGCAGACAGCATGGCATGACACCGACGGAAGCCAGAAATTTTTCCGGAAAGCTGAAATCATATAACCGCCTGGTGATCCAGGTGAGTCTGAAAGGGGCGGAACAAATGCAATATGCAATTGTCGAAAAAGAAGCGTTTCAAGTAGCGGGCATCAAAAAGGAGTTCTCTTTAGTCAATGAAGAAAATTTGGCCGGCATCCCGAAATTGTGGGATGAAGTAAACAGTAACGGCACCTCTGATAAGCTATTCAAGCTGAATAATGGGGATATCAAAGGAATTCTAGGCGTGTGTGTGGATAACCGCAGCCAGAAGCCTGACAGCATGGATTACTGGATTGCCGCAAGCTTCAAAGGTGATGAGCCTGACAGCTTCGAGAGCATGGAAGTCCCGGCCTCCAAATGGGCGGTGTTTGAAGTACATGGCGCCATGCCGCATGCCATGCAAAACACCTGGAAAAAAATCTTCTCGGAATGGTTTCCATCAAGCGGCTATGAACATGCTGATGCACCTGAACTGGAGGTCTATACAGCAGGTGATGCGTCCAGTCCGGATTATTATTCAGAGATCTGGATTCCGGTAAAATAACCATCAAAAAACCTGCAGATGCCAGATCTGCAGGTTTCTTCATCTACACCTTCTTCTTCGGGATCTTCCCAATACCAAGCTCCTTCGCTTCTTTCTGCAGAGCCTTGATTAGACTGAAGGTCATTAAAGCCATAATAACGGAAAAGGGAAGAGCCGCTGCAATCATCGTATTCTGCAGAGCTTGAAGCCCGCCGGAATAGAGCAGGACCAATGAAATGGCAGCAAGCAATATTCCCCACACTAATTTAATCTTGTTGCCGGGATGGTGTGAACCATTAGTCGTCATCATTCCCAGGACATAGGTGCCGGAGTCGGCAGAAGTAATAAAGAACGTGCAAATGAGCAAAATGGCGATGATCGAGAGGACTGTACCCATCGGAAGGTTGGAGAATACGCCAAATAGTGCCTCTTCAGTAGCCAATTCCGAGATTTTCGCTGTGCCTTGGTGCTCTTGCATAATGGCGGTTCCCCCAAATGTGGCAAACCAGATAAATCCAATTAGCGACGGAATAAGCAGGACCCCAAAGACAAATTCCCGGATGGTTCTTCCTTTAGAAACACGGGCAATGAAAATGCCAACGAACGGCGCCCAGGCAATCCACCAGGCCCAGTAAAAAATTGTCCAGCCATTAATCCATTCCCTGACCTCCGGATTCAGAGGGGCAATCCTGAGGCTCATGCCCGGCAAATATTGAAGATAGCTTCCAAGCGTATTGGTGAACAGATTCAGAATGAATAATGACGGTCCAAGAAAGAACGTCAGAATAAATAGAGCACCCGCAAGAATCATATTGGCATTACTCAGAATTTTAATGCCTTTTCCAAGACCGGACAGGGCCGAAATTATAAACAGGACTGTAACAATAGCGACAATCACAAACTGAACGGTGAAATTAACAGGAAGTCCATATAGATATGACAATCCTCCGTTAATCTGCACAGCTCCAAACCCAAGTGTCGTGGCCACACCGATAACAGTTGCTACCACTGATAGAATATCAATGACTTTTCCTGTCACCCCCTGTGTACGGTCTCCCAATATGGGTTTTAAAGTGGCACTTATTAAACCAGGTTCCCCATGGCGGAAATTAAAATAAGCCAGCACAAGTGCGACAATTCCATATATGGCCCAGGCATGTATCCCCCAATGGAAGTACGTATATCTCATCGCATTCTTAATCGCCTCGTCCGTCCCCACTGCACCTCCGGTTGGAGACCCAACTGCATAGTGATAAATCGGTTCTGCTGAACCCCAGAAAACCAGCCCGATTCCCATCCCAGCGCTGAACAGCATCGCAAACCAGGTAGGGCGGGTAAATTCCGGTTTATCATCCTGCTTCCCAAGCTTGATTCTTCCTAAAGGGCTGATTAAAAAATATAAACAAACAATGACAATAAACGAAACAAGAATCAAATAATACCAGCCGAATTTATCGGTGATAAAGGCCTGTACATTTGCTGTCACACTCTCCAGTGAATCCGGGACAAAAACACCGAATAAAACAAGCAATAATAAAATGGCGGCCGATATATAGAAAACCATTAAGCTTTTCTTCACATGCAATCCCCTTTCTTCTCATGCTGCTTCCTTTAGGATTAAATATATAGCCAGTAATTATGCGGCTGAAACATAAATTTGCAGGAAATTCCCATATGCTGACGAAATTCATAGGTATCTGGACAAGGAGGTAAGTGGATTTGCTGACATTATTCCGCTATAACTGGCAAGTGCGTGATGAGTGGTTTGAATGGTGCCGTCAGCTCTCAGCCGAAGAGCTGAAAGCCAGCCGGACTGGAGGAGTTGGAGGCATACTGGAAACCCTTTTTCATATCGCAGATGTAGAATACAGCTGGATTTGTGTGATACAGGGCAAGGAAGTGAAAGATCCCCTGTTTTCCGACTATGCTGAATTGGATAAAGTAATGGCACTTTCTGAGGAATACCGAAGGGGATTAGAACACTTTTTTCAGGAGGAATGGCCAGTTCCATACAATGAGTTTGTTACACCGCCATGGATGGAGAAGCAATATAAAAGGGGAGACATCTTGAACCATGTGATTGCCCATGAAATCCATCACATTGGACAGCTGTCAGTCTGGGCAAGGGACCTGAATCTCCCGCCTGTATCAGCCAATTTGATCGGAAGGAGATTAATTAAATATGATTAGACAACTTACTGAACAAGATCATGAAATGTGTTTCAGCCTTTTAAAACAGCAGCCGGCTGAGAATCTGTTCATTATTGGAGATATTGAAGCATACGGCTATGAACAGGACTTTCAAAAGGTGTGGGGGGACTTTGGGGAAGATGGCAGATTAAAGGCCGTTTTATTAAAATATGAAGAAAATTTCATCCCATATACAGCAGGAGACTTTGACGCCAAGGGTTTTGCGGAGATAATGCTTGAGGACCCGAACTTTGGAATGATGTCCGGCCTGAAAGCTGTTACGGCGAAAATTGAACCTTATGTATCACACCGCATAAAAAGAAAGCGGGAAACCTATTATGCAAAATGCACAAAGTTAAATGCAGAAGGGGTTGAAGTATCAGCGGTGTGCAAGGCTGTTCCTGAAGATGCAGAACAGCTTGTTGAGCTTCTGAACAGCATTCCAGAATTCAGCGATTCCGCCATTACCGTTGAACGAAAAAGCAGGGTGCTAAAGGATGGCTCATCCCGTTCCTTTTTTATCAAAGAGGATGGTAAGATGGTCAGCACTGCTTCAACGACAGCTGAAAACTCCCTTTCAGCCATGGTTGTAGGTGTAGCAACAGACAGTGAATTCAAAAAGAAGGGATATGCTACTCAGTGCATGGTCAAGCTCTGCCGCCAGCTTCTTTCGGAAAATAAAGAGCTGTGCCTGTTTTATGATAACCCGGCAGCAGGCGCGATCTATAAACGCATCGGATTTGAAGATATAGGTTTTTGGATGATGTACACGATAGAGAAGAAAATGTCCTGATAATCCAGGGCATTTTTTTGTGGGAAAATTTCAAAAAAATTCGTCGAATAGGACATATATCACCGAATTAATTTTTAAGCTTCCATAAAATAGGGTTTGGGGAATTGTTGAATATTTTATGGGAGGGGTAGAAATGTATCAGCTTATCGCCATGTATGCGACTGTTTTCTTTGTTTTCCTGCTGGCGCTGGCTTTTGCGTTTGTTTACGGCGAATCCAAGCGCAGCGGTGAATATAGCGCCATTCAGGAAAAAGGATATAAAATAAGGAAATTCTATTTTCTCGGACTTATTGCAATAATGGCTTTTGCCACAATTATGACGCTTGGCAGGCTGCCGTATGACCGGAATCAGGCAGAAGCGGAAGGGTTTAGTGAAACGAAGGTAGTGAAGGTAACCGGAATCCAATATGCGTGGGAGATGAGCGAGGAAAGGTTCGAAGTTGGGGACACAGTTCAATTTGATGTGACAGCTTCGGATGTTACCCACGGTTTCGGCTTATACAATGAAAAAATGGAGCTTGTCGCACAGACTCAGGCCATGCCTGAATATACAAATACCGTTTATTATACGTTTGAAGAGCCTGGAACTTATCAAATATTATGTCTTGAATATTGTTCAACAGGCCATCATGTGATGGTCAAAAAAATTGTTGTTGAGCCGGAAGGGGGAAGCTCTGATGAATGATGCGATTCACCCTTTAGCCAGGAAAGCAGTGATATGGCACCTGGCTGTGACGGCACTTGTTTTAATTCTTATGATGATCTTTGGGGTTATTATGCTGATGAATCAGGGGGAAATGATCAGCATCACACCGCAATGGTTTTATAAAATCATGACTGCACACGGTACAGGCATGGTTGGCATCGCGGCATTGGGAGGAACGGCTATTCTATGGTACTTCCTGTCTAAATACGTGAAGCTTAACCCTGCCATTCTCATTGTAAACTTTGTCCTTTTTTTAACCGGAGTCACGATGGTCCTCATCGCCATTTTCGTCTTTGACTTTTCAGATGGATGGACGTTCTTATATCCGCTTCCTGCCCAGTCAGCTAAAATGTACGGGGCAGCAGGGGCAGTTTTCTTCTTATCAGGCATGCTGATTCTCGGCATTGGCTTTTTACTCCTGTACATGTATCTGGCTGCAAGGCTGACAGCAGTTTATGGGGGCATCGGAAAGGCGCTCGGATGGGATATCATTTTCAGGGGGAAGAAAGGATACGGACCGCCTGCTGCTGTCGTGGCGACAGCCATGGTTATCATCACCAACTCGACTGCACTGCTGGCAGGTGCCACGGTGCTGGCCGCATCATTGGTGAATATTATGAATCCGGCCATTACGATAGATCCGCTGCTTGCCAAGCATCTTACCTATGCGTTCGGCCATATCTTTGCCAACTGCACAATCTATATGGCTGTTATTGCCGTCTATGAGGTCCTGTCAGAATATACAAAACGGCCGTGGAAAGCTAACAAAGTCTTTTTAATTGCTTGGAACTGCTCCACACTTTTTACCTTAATGATTTATACGCATCATTTGCTGATGGACTTTGCAGTGCCAAAATGGATGCTCATCATCGGGCAGGTGTTTTCCTATGCTAACGGCTTGCCCGTTATGGTCGTTACGGCCTACGGTGCACTTATGATTGTCTACCGTTCGCGGATGAAATGGGACTTTGCCTCAAGCCTGTTTTTCCTTTCCATGTTCGGATGGGTGGCAGGAGCCATTCCGGCCATCATTGATGCCACGATTGTTGTCAATCATGTGATGCATAACACGAAATGGGTTCCAGGCCATTTCCATACATATATGGGAATGGGGGTAGTCGCTATGATTATCGGATTTATGTATTATTTCAATAAAACCGAAGGCAATCAGCAGCACAGGGGAATCGATACATTCACCATTACGCTCTATTTTGCGTTTTTTACGGGTCTGGTGGGCTCATTCCTTTACGCCGGCGGAATCAGTGCTCCTAGAAGATGGGCAGAGCACCTGCCGCAATGGGTACTGTCCGACCAGGTTGGCGCAGTCAGCGGAATCTTTATCGTTCTGGCTGCGATCATCTTCACCGCAAGGTTTTTTGCTGGGTTAAGAAGTGTCGGCACAAAAGTTCCTTATCATAAAAAATCAGCAGCTGGCTGATGATTGAGGCTCTGGAGATCACTCTTCAGGGTTTTTTATGGTACACTAATAATTGGGAAAATTCTAAAATTATAAAGGTGATCCATGAAACAATTTAACTGGAAATTGGCGTCAATGCTGCTGGCGGGAATAGGGATATCCAAATTAGGAGATTTAATATTTACCTGATTGCTATTAATTTGATTGTCTATGACATGACCGGATCAGCAGCTGCTGTGGCAGGATTATGGATTATAGGTCCCATTACTTCCGTTATAACCAATTCATGGAGCGGAGGCATGATTGACCGGAAAAACAAAAAGAGCATTATGATTTGGACTGATATGGCCAGAGCCCTGGGTGTAGCTCTGATACCATTTCTCGGAAGCATAGGCTTCATTTATGCAGCCCTTTTTCTCATCAGCATAGCGAAGGCACTATTCATGCCGGCTTCCGCCACGTATATAGCCAAGCTGGTTCCGATTCAAAGCAGAAAAAGGTTCAACTCTATCAACAGTCTTGTTGCTTCAGGTGCTTTTATCGTGGGACCAGCCATCGCAGGCGGATTATTTCTGATTGGAACCATTGACACAGCTGTCTTTTTAAATGCGGCTTCCTTTGTTTTTTCAGCTGTCATCATATGGCTGCTGCCGGACATGGATAAAGATCTGGGGGAGGCTTCAATCAAAACGTCAGCCTATGAAACTCTCCGGGATGATTGGAAGCAGGTCATTGCATTTGGCAGGAGAGAGGCTTTTTTCATCTCTGTCTACGGTTGCTTCCAGGCATTTGGTTTGTTCTCTCTCGCAATGGATTCCCAGGAGGTTGTTTATATTCAGGATGTTGTGGGGCTGACAGAAGCGGATTATAGTTTCCTTGTCAGCATCAGCGGAATTGGTTTTGCGCTCGGAGCTCTCTTTATCACCATCGTTTCAAAAATGCTCAGCATCAAACAGCTCATGGGCTACGGCATGCTTTTGACAGCGGCAGGTTATCTGATTTATGCAGTGGCAGACTCCTTCATGATGGTTGTCATTGGGTTTACGGTACTTGGCATTTTTAATGCTTTCTCAAGTTCGGGTTACCAAACCTTTTATCAGAATAATATACCTGTGGAAATCATGGGCAGAATGACCAGCGTGATTGGTGTCATTCAAAGCATTGCCCAGATTTTCCTGCTCATCGGTATCGGTGTTCTTGGTGATCTGTTTCCGCTCCGCTATACGATTGTCATTTTGGCAGCCCTGAATTTACTTCTTTCTCTATATGTCTGCTTTCAGCTTTTAAAGCCGGGGAAGCAGCAGTATTTTTCAGAAACAACGTCCGCTTAAAAAAAAGCGCCGACCCAAAAGGACCGGCACTGATATTAATTACGCATTATGATATAAATCAAATACATAATGTAAGAGGCTGCGAGAAAACCCCCTTCATATTTTCCAACGGCATAATGGCTTCTTGAAAAGATAAGGAGCACGAATGTAATTAGAATTAAGATTGTAATATCGATGAACATTTTAGGGTCTACAGGAAGCGGGGAGATGGAAG
It encodes the following:
- a CDS encoding cytochrome c oxidase subunit II, producing MYQLIAMYATVFFVFLLALAFAFVYGESKRSGEYSAIQEKGYKIRKFYFLGLIAIMAFATIMTLGRLPYDRNQAEAEGFSETKVVKVTGIQYAWEMSEERFEVGDTVQFDVTASDVTHGFGLYNEKMELVAQTQAMPEYTNTVYYTFEEPGTYQILCLEYCSTGHHVMVKKIVVEPEGGSSDE
- a CDS encoding AraC family transcriptional regulator, with translation MSWIESLQKAIDYIEEHLLDEDFSVQRAAEAANSSVFHFQRTFAILTDMPVGEYIRGRRLTLAAQDLVCTDLKVIDLAYKYGYDTPEAFTKAFRRQHGMTPTEARNFSGKLKSYNRLVIQVSLKGAEQMQYAIVEKEAFQVAGIKKEFSLVNEENLAGIPKLWDEVNSNGTSDKLFKLNNGDIKGILGVCVDNRSQKPDSMDYWIAASFKGDEPDSFESMEVPASKWAVFEVHGAMPHAMQNTWKKIFSEWFPSSGYEHADAPELEVYTAGDASSPDYYSEIWIPVK
- a CDS encoding DinB family protein; this encodes MLTLFRYNWQVRDEWFEWCRQLSAEELKASRTGGVGGILETLFHIADVEYSWICVIQGKEVKDPLFSDYAELDKVMALSEEYRRGLEHFFQEEWPVPYNEFVTPPWMEKQYKRGDILNHVIAHEIHHIGQLSVWARDLNLPPVSANLIGRRLIKYD
- a CDS encoding cbb3-type cytochrome c oxidase subunit I, yielding MNDAIHPLARKAVIWHLAVTALVLILMMIFGVIMLMNQGEMISITPQWFYKIMTAHGTGMVGIAALGGTAILWYFLSKYVKLNPAILIVNFVLFLTGVTMVLIAIFVFDFSDGWTFLYPLPAQSAKMYGAAGAVFFLSGMLILGIGFLLLYMYLAARLTAVYGGIGKALGWDIIFRGKKGYGPPAAVVATAMVIITNSTALLAGATVLAASLVNIMNPAITIDPLLAKHLTYAFGHIFANCTIYMAVIAVYEVLSEYTKRPWKANKVFLIAWNCSTLFTLMIYTHHLLMDFAVPKWMLIIGQVFSYANGLPVMVVTAYGALMIVYRSRMKWDFASSLFFLSMFGWVAGAIPAIIDATIVVNHVMHNTKWVPGHFHTYMGMGVVAMIIGFMYYFNKTEGNQQHRGIDTFTITLYFAFFTGLVGSFLYAGGISAPRRWAEHLPQWVLSDQVGAVSGIFIVLAAIIFTARFFAGLRSVGTKVPYHKKSAAG
- a CDS encoding catalase — encoded protein: MKQDPQNKSVNEHSKDKQIEEFRMDNTGKKLTTNQGVKVSEDEHSLKAGTRGPTLMEDFHFREKMTHFDHERIPERVVHARGFGAHGYFQVYESMAEYTRAKFLQDPSVKTPVFVRFSTVAGSRGSADSVRDARGFATKFYTEEGNYDLVGNNIPVFFIQDAIKFPDLVHSFKPEPHNEMPQASTAHDTFWDFAANNTETAHMIMWTMSDRAIPRSFRMMEGFGVHTFRFVNEQGKARFVKFHWKPVLGTHSLVFDEAQKLAGKDPDFHRRDLWEAIEMGDYPEFELGVQMIDEEDEFSFDFDILDATKLWPEEMVPVKIIGKMTLNRNQDNVFAETEQVAFHPGHVVPGIDFSNDPLLQGRLFSYTDTQLIRLGGPNFHEIPINRPVCPFHNNQYDGYHRMTINKGPVAYHKNSMQNNDPSPATAEEGGYVHYQEKIEGRKVRQRSDSFKDHYSQAKMFWNSMSEVEKQHMIEAFRFEVGKVQNKDVKQQVVNMFSNVDSFLAEQIALGVGAIVPDAANESKVTHSSPALSQMNTAKSPKTRKVAILADNGFSYTEVNSVMEALKSAGIMPEIVSKNLGMIKGDGGELEVMKTFLTSHSVMYDAIYVAGGKESAKALKMMPQAKEFVSEAYKHFKTIAFGGEGAELLPAEALNLLGQSQTLSDMGIVEIKSGDASSSENLINSIAMHRHWGRAI
- a CDS encoding MFS transporter — translated: MTGSAAAVAGLWIIGPITSVITNSWSGGMIDRKNKKSIMIWTDMARALGVALIPFLGSIGFIYAALFLISIAKALFMPASATYIAKLVPIQSRKRFNSINSLVASGAFIVGPAIAGGLFLIGTIDTAVFLNAASFVFSAVIIWLLPDMDKDLGEASIKTSAYETLRDDWKQVIAFGRREAFFISVYGCFQAFGLFSLAMDSQEVVYIQDVVGLTEADYSFLVSISGIGFALGALFITIVSKMLSIKQLMGYGMLLTAAGYLIYAVADSFMMVVIGFTVLGIFNAFSSSGYQTFYQNNIPVEIMGRMTSVIGVIQSIAQIFLLIGIGVLGDLFPLRYTIVILAALNLLLSLYVCFQLLKPGKQQYFSETTSA
- a CDS encoding glycine betaine uptake BCCT transporter; translated protein: MKKSLMVFYISAAILLLLVLFGVFVPDSLESVTANVQAFITDKFGWYYLILVSFIVIVCLYFLISPLGRIKLGKQDDKPEFTRPTWFAMLFSAGMGIGLVFWGSAEPIYHYAVGSPTGGAVGTDEAIKNAMRYTYFHWGIHAWAIYGIVALVLAYFNFRHGEPGLISATLKPILGDRTQGVTGKVIDILSVVATVIGVATTLGFGAVQINGGLSYLYGLPVNFTVQFVIVAIVTVLFIISALSGLGKGIKILSNANMILAGALFILTFFLGPSLFILNLFTNTLGSYLQYLPGMSLRIAPLNPEVREWINGWTIFYWAWWIAWAPFVGIFIARVSKGRTIREFVFGVLLIPSLIGFIWFATFGGTAIMQEHQGTAKISELATEEALFGVFSNLPMGTVLSIIAILLICTFFITSADSGTYVLGMMTTNGSHHPGNKIKLVWGILLAAISLVLLYSGGLQALQNTMIAAALPFSVIMALMTFSLIKALQKEAKELGIGKIPKKKV
- a CDS encoding GNAT family N-acetyltransferase, which produces MIRQLTEQDHEMCFSLLKQQPAENLFIIGDIEAYGYEQDFQKVWGDFGEDGRLKAVLLKYEENFIPYTAGDFDAKGFAEIMLEDPNFGMMSGLKAVTAKIEPYVSHRIKRKRETYYAKCTKLNAEGVEVSAVCKAVPEDAEQLVELLNSIPEFSDSAITVERKSRVLKDGSSRSFFIKEDGKMVSTASTTAENSLSAMVVGVATDSEFKKKGYATQCMVKLCRQLLSENKELCLFYDNPAAGAIYKRIGFEDIGFWMMYTIEKKMS